ttatagtatATGTATGGTTGCTTACTTGCTTCAAAGTTGAATCTGTGTTACTGCTCAAGTAATACAACCCTGCTGTCTATGCCAAATCTCATGGAAATTGAAGTATATACCTTCCAGTTTATGCCCATATGTCCCTTGTGCTCTTTGCTTTTGTTCTGCATTCTGCATGTCAACTCTTTTAATATGCCTTTCGTATTCAATGTTGATGTTAGATCGCTTTTCCTAGATAGTTATATACTTATGTTGACATCTGACTATTAAACACTGCTTCCATCGTTACAAATCATTTATTAAACTTCTAGCTCTTCTAGTCAGTTATTTGATATGTGAGCATTTTTTTCCTGTAGAGGATTGAGAAGGAAGGATCTAAAGTCCTGCAGCAGCAAGAATGACGGTTTTAGACGCCCTACACTTTTACCTCACGTTGCAAGCCGAGGTCATAATATAAGTTCTGAATCTTTTTACATTAAAATAACTTGAAGCCGAGTATGATTTACACATTCTGTCATTGTTATTCATTTACTGTTGGTGGCCACATAATTGTGGAGTTGTAATTCTAAGTAGCTATTTAATTATAGCAGCTGCTGGCTGTTAAAATGGAGTTGGAACGATGTTTGAAATTCGGATGACGTGAATTGAAATTATACAATCGGATTGAACTGATTATTCGCTTATGCTTTATCTGGAAACTGAAGAAAGGAAGAGAAAAATGGAAACTTGTAAATTTTCCCTTCTATTGATTGGTTGGAGTAGAAAATgaggaaagaaaataaaggagGGTATCATTTTCCTCTTGGACCCACAAAATTCCAATTTAAATTCTAGAAAGAAACGTCAAATACTATTCCTTTCTTTTGCTTGTTTTCTACCCAAATCAAAGTAAGTATATTTACCCCATTAATTTTCTGATTTCTACGCAAAGAGAACGAAAAATACTTTGCATTTCCTCTTTCAGTTTATCTCCTACTAGCTttatcccttttcactagtttCTGATCAAAGGTTTACGGATTACACTTCCATGTTCGCTGTCATTTATGTCAATTCTTTTGACAGTTTCTTTGAAGtttgacccccccccccccccccccacaaaactTAGTTATCCGCTTAGAAAATGGCTGAAACTGCAAAATAATTTAcaatcaaacctctctataaaCATCGTTTGTTCCAAATATTTTTGGATATTGTAAAGAAATATTGTTATagaaaacatatattataacataacatgaaaattggtTCCGGAAAAGTTTGACTTTTTTAGTAAAATGTTATTATATATGGACACTATTATAGAGATCAGACAATACTTATATACAAGTGAGATTACTTTAACATTGGACCAAAAAAGGTATACAAGTAATATTACAGCCATTTTGTTGGCCGCATAATGATGAAGCCGTCCTGTTGGTTGAACTTTTCAATTGTGGTTGATTGTTGAGACGACTGCCGGAAGTTTTGGTCTCTTTGGAAAGATCgtgaatataaaaaaaaattcaagcttGTACAAACAAATACATTTGTCTTACAATAAGTTGATTTGGTAAGAAATCATGCTAAGCTTGGTCTAACCAAGTTTCAAATGTTTTTGTAGCAGTTGTCTCTCCTTTTTTGGGTCATGTCGTAACACAGCTCTTTATGTGACTGACTACTATATGTAACACTGGACCGAGTAATTAACCAACTTTTGGGACTCTTCAACTAAGTATATGTGTTGCGCGGAGGGCACTCATGCCCTCACCAAAGTTTTGAAGGTTCACAAGACTCCAAAAAGTGGAAGCAGGATTACACTGTAGCACTAGCATGGGTTCATCAATATAGACACACACTGCCAATAATCATTTAGATATTCTGATATCATTTCAAACTGTATGATGACAATGCATAAAAAAAGAATAGAATCCAATTCCtggcaaaaaatgaaataaacgaAATATCCTTCTATACATGGCCAGTTTTCATATCAGACCTGCCATTCAGTGGTCTGGCTTTCTTTTTTCCCCAATATCTTTTCTTCTTAGTAATATCAAAACAAAGACATCAAAATGTAAACACTAATTCTAAGTTACTTGGCAAAGCTTTCTGAATGAACAACCCAATATAAATCCACAATTATAGTAGAAGTTCTAGTAAGAAACTGCTTCCTGCTTCATTCTTTACATCCTATTATAATGTTCAGTCCATGCTGAATTGACTACTAAACTCGGTCTTCAATCCAGTCTCCAAAGCCTGGAAACAGAAGCAACCATGGAAAACAGCTTCAGTGTATGTTCCTCCAGTCAAGAAATACTTGTGAAAATTATGTAAACATTTGTACACCACTTCTTTTGCAGATATTTTTAAGAGGTCCACTATAGTAGTAAGCACACAAATGGGGGCCGAGGTGCGAAGTAATAAATTCTGTAATGCAAATGTGTAAGCTACAAAGTTTTAACAACTGCACATGTTCTTTCTGAATATCAGTTGATATCCCTGGtgtgcattaattacaaagattgCAACCCTCCCAACAACCCCTCACATGAAAAATAATGGGCAGTGGATTAAAGGAGGACAGTACAGTTGGTAGTTACAAAAGTAATGACGAAAAGAAGTGTTCTGTGTGGTCATTCTTCTCTCAGGCTCTTCCATTCAATTTCTAGAAAGGATTACTAATCCTTAATTTTTCGAGGAATCCTTCATCAGTGGTTGTGCTCGTGAATGACTGATTCCCTAAAAGCATGTCATGGTCAGGGAAGGGTAGCCCAAAATAGGCACCAGAAACTGACTATGCATCCAAATCCCAATTGCAAAATTTTATCCATATATGTGCCCGTTGCATCTGAAGCACAAATTCCATTTTCTCTACTAGACATGCTGGCAATTAATGCAAACAAAGAAGTTGAGATATTTATAAAATACCTGACATAAACTATCATACACCATTTCGCAAATTTCTTGAAGCTCCACCAATCGCAGGTTCGGAAATTCCTTGAGGGTCACCATGAATTTCAGCTAATGGGTTCACAATAAACCCACGACTACTGTGGAGCCGATATCTCCTATGCTCCAACTTAAATCTTTCACCATTTCCATGCTCACCAGCTTTGTTGCTTATATCACCTGCTGATGAGGCTCCACCAGAAGCAGAAAAGTGTGAAGTTGCGGCGCGACCTTCTGTTCTCTTCCAAAGTTTTGAAGTCAAGAATTCTGCACCTGGTAGCTTGCAACATGTGGCTGCAGAGTTGGTTTTTGACATCCTTCCATTTGACATAGCCAAGTCAAATGAGATCTCATCTAATGCCAGCTCCAGACCATGAACACGTGTCTCCAGAGAACGCATGCCATTATGTGAGCTCCCcataaatttctaaaaatacaagaagagaagtttgagaaaaatactCAAGGACATCTATGGTCTAATTAGGAGAGCTaagatttatgaaataattaTCAGGAGCATTTCTATAAGCTCAATATATTCGTTTAAAAATCCTACAAATTGATCATTAGGCTGGAAGAGCTTATCAAAGAAACCATGAGGGCTGCATATAGCAACATTTTGATCCAAGGGAACCAATACATTACTTTATCAAGATCAAAAGGAACTAATCTAAAACCGGAGAAAGTCAAAAAGTTTGGGATTAACTCTGCCGGATTAAATCATTGAAGTAAAAGCATATGTTGTTGCGTAAGAGTAGGTACTAAACAAGGACTTAACTCGTTTTACATTTCATGTTTCCAGTATATCTTTGGAAGCAAGGAAAGAAACTCTGACATTAAACAAATAAAAAGTGCAGGCAAGTTAATGAGAATTAGTGATACTTTGTGTTTTTTTTAACTAATATTTTCATTTACTCTACACTACTCCCCTCAGAAATCGAAATTATAAAAGCGGAATATCATCAACTATTAGAAAATTACCTGCAGAAGCTCTAACAAATTGGACTGCTGAGTTTCAATTTGAACCAGTTGTTTTCGGATCAAAGAGAGATCTTCACAATCTTTTGGGTTCCGACAGAGATCTCCAGTTCCATTACTCACAACTACATTAGCTTCTGATATCTCATCTTGATACGGAACCACACGAGATCCAGTTTTCACCACACCATTCTTGGTTTCATTAGTGATCTTACTGAAAAGAGTCCGTTTGACTTCAGGTCTTGCATGTGTTTCCAACTTGTCTTTGCCCAACTTTATCCCATCTTTATTTTGGTGATCATCCTCGGAAGCGATGGTCCCAGAAGAACCATGAGAAGCAGAAACTTCAACTTTCCATGGCTTCTTACGATCAAGTTTGCGAAAGATTGCTGGACTTGATTTCTTTTCACTACTGTCCAGAGGACGACCTTTTCGGGctgcagaaggagttgaatcatCTGCTATAGAAGACTTGTTAGCCGGTCTTTTTACACTAGGGGTACTGGAGCTCACAGCCCTGGAAGTCTTCAAACCAGGCGGGTAACGTCCATCACTTGCAATTTCTATTTCGAGGACACAACATGTAAAACATACTAAATTATTCAATTTCACAAGTAATGAGCATGCAAAAGATTAAAATTGTGGTATTTTTAAGAAGCAATTACACTACCTcatgtaaaaaataaaataaggaagcAACTAAACTAAACTAAGATAAAACAACATCAGCAAACTATAAAATAAAGACCAGTAGCAAACTCATGCTGACTGCACAAACGGAGGAACGAGGCAATATGAAACAAGTACTTAACTAACAGCCAACTTCTTGTATGATAATCCTTCATGTAGCACAAGAGAAACCAAATCAGAAAATTCAAGGGTAAACATATCCTCCCCAGgacaaaaaattaagaaaaaggtAAATTAAAACTTATATTATAATCGCGGACAAAATTAAAACGTAAtattctttaaaaaaaacaataaGTTAATCAAAGGACAAAAATAAAGAACTAGAAGCTGGATACAGTTATATCAACTACTGGTATAACCTGGGGAAAAAATGATAAGAGTGAAAAGCTAGTAAAGATTAAATACCTTTGGAAGAGGAATTTGACTGGGGAGGAGGGGAACCATCATCAGACAAATCAGGGATTCCCTTCCATGCCTCCAACATTTGATTCATTGTCTCCCTCACTGCCTTTACCTGTTCAATTAATCAAATCCATCTTTAATTATCAGGCAAAATTGCACATGTACCAAATAGTAAACAGGCAATGTGAGAAATCAATTAACTTCGTTCAAGTAATTCGAACAAATTGAATGTAATTGGACAAACCTTATCGAATCGTTTCGCTTCAAAAGTCTTCAAGCACGAGGCTTTAAACTCGGATAAAGCGTCTCCTTCGACTACCGCAAGCCTCTGTAAAGCCTCTGCGCTGGATTTCCTAGCAGCCCAATCATCACTACTCATGAATTCAACCAAGTACGGCACCAAATTCCTCACAATCTGCTGACTAGAAGCTCCTCCCACTGCGATCACACTGCCAATCAACGTAAGCAGTGCTGCCTTCGCTTTGAAGCTCTCACTTTTAAGCAACTTCTGAAATCTCGGCAACGACTTCCTCAAACAGGCAATATCCGGATCTGGCGACGCCTCGATAGCCGCCGCCAAGCACAAGGAGGCGCCGATCTGCGAGTTCATCTCCTGTTCCGTGAAAAGCGCTTCCAGGAACGGCTTGATAATGGATGAGAACGGAGGTCTAGTCAAGTGCGACGAAATGGAAGCACAAGCAGACACGCAGGCGGCGCGTACAGCGGAATCAGGATCACGGAGGCGGCGGACGACGGCGGTGAGAAGCTTCGAGAGATGAGGAGAGAGTGAGTCGCCGTGGTGCTCGGAGAGAAGAGAGATGAGGCGGAGGCATTGTTTACGGACTGGAGATTTATCGGAGGAATCGGTAGCGGCAATGGAGGAAACAAAAGGAGGAATTGTTTCAGGGGAAAGGGTTTTAGCAATGGACTCGAGTTCAGAAGCCGCCGCCGAATGCGTGTCACGGTCAGAAAGCTTGTGGAGGCATGTGAGAACTCGGTGCTTCATGTCACGTGTTTGATTCTGGTTCTGCTTACTCTGGACCGACATTTTCACAAAA
This sequence is a window from Nicotiana sylvestris chromosome 3, ASM39365v2, whole genome shotgun sequence. Protein-coding genes within it:
- the LOC104216561 gene encoding TORTIFOLIA1-like protein 3; translation: MSVQSKQNQNQTRDMKHRVLTCLHKLSDRDTHSAAASELESIAKTLSPETIPPFVSSIAATDSSDKSPVRKQCLRLISLLSEHHGDSLSPHLSKLLTAVVRRLRDPDSAVRAACVSACASISSHLTRPPFSSIIKPFLEALFTEQEMNSQIGASLCLAAAIEASPDPDIACLRKSLPRFQKLLKSESFKAKAALLTLIGSVIAVGGASSQQIVRNLVPYLVEFMSSDDWAARKSSAEALQRLAVVEGDALSEFKASCLKTFEAKRFDKVKAVRETMNQMLEAWKGIPDLSDDGSPPPQSNSSSKEIASDGRYPPGLKTSRAVSSSTPSVKRPANKSSIADDSTPSAARKGRPLDSSEKKSSPAIFRKLDRKKPWKVEVSASHGSSGTIASEDDHQNKDGIKLGKDKLETHARPEVKRTLFSKITNETKNGVVKTGSRVVPYQDEISEANVVVSNGTGDLCRNPKDCEDLSLIRKQLVQIETQQSNLLELLQKFMGSSHNGMRSLETRVHGLELALDEISFDLAMSNGRMSKTNSAATCCKLPGAEFLTSKLWKRTEGRAATSHFSASGGASSAGDISNKAGEHGNGERFKLEHRRYRLHSSRGFIVNPLAEIHGDPQGISEPAIGGASRNLRNGV